TGCGGCTGTTGCGCGCGACGCGCGCCCGCGACCGTGCCGAGTGTCTGGCGTGCTCCGTCGCCGACTCCTGCGGCGGCGAGTGCTGGGTGCAGGCCCACTACGCAGCGCGAGTCCGTGGGAGGCCCGCCGGCTACACCGCGCCGTTTCCTTACTGCGAATTCGTGCGCCCGCTGCTCGAAGAACTCACCACGACGGCGACGGCCGTGGCCGCAGCCAATCGAGGCGCTGCCGACGCCGGCGGCGGCCAATCCTCTGCCGGCGCCGCCGCTTACTCCCTGTTCGACTGTATCTGAGGATGCTAGCCGCGCGGGCGTGACCCGCGCACCACACCGGCCGTCAGCTGGCGTCGCCGAGACAGTAGAACCAGCCGTCGCGCGAGCCGACATAGATGCAGCCGTTCCAGATGATCGGCGTCGACTCGATGCCGTCGCCGGCGACGTACTGGTCGCGCTCTTTGATGGTCACCGTCCAGTACTTGCCATCGTTGTTGGCGCTGGGCAGCGCACCCTCATCGCCCTGCTGCGCCTCGGCATATGCTATGTCGTAGAGGTGCACGCGCATGTCGTAGCCGGCGCAGACGATCGTGTCCGCAAGCAGGAGCGGCGTAGTGATGGCGCCGGCGTTCCAGAACTGGCCGATCTCGACGGGCGTCGCCAGACCGGACTCAAGATTGGGTCCCTTCACCTTCTTGTCGGCGAGCGTGTCCTGCGAGATCACGTGCATGTAGCCGTCGAGGCTGTTGAAGGCGGCAAGGGCCGGGCGAGAGCCGTCGAGGTTGTAGTCGTCGTTGACGGCGCACGACCCGATCACGCCGCCCTTCCACTCCCCAACCTTGCGGTCCGGAGTCGGCAGATACCACTCCGTCGCCTCATCCGCCGGCTTGCTCGGATCGAGGCAGAGCACGCCACCCTTCCCTTTGATGTACTCCTTCTCCACAGAGACGAGGAGCTTGTTGCGCCGTGTCGGCACAGCGGTGCCGTCCATGTCGCTACCGACGAAGTAGTCCCACTCGACGGCGAGATCGCTGCGCCGGAGGCCGTAGACATGGCCGGCGCCCGAGCTGATGTAGAGCCGATCGCCGAGGGCGGCGACCGACGCCTCGAGGACGAGGTTGCCCTCGTGCGAAGCGGCGCGCTCGTCGCCCAGCAGCTCCGCCTGAGCGAGGATGGCGGGCTTCTGGTAGCCGAGCCACGATTCGGTCGTGAACGGATCGAGCGCGTACATGATGCCGCTCTCGACGCCGATGTACTGGCGGCCGTCGAGGAAGATGCCGCTGCCGTCGCAGTCGCGGCTGTAGCACTCGGTCTGCGGCACTGGCAGTCGCCAGAGCTCGTGGCCGCTGCCGAAGGTGAGCGCGCGGTACGGAGCCACGCGCGCGTCGACCAGCTTGTAGGGGTAGCCACGGCGCGAGCCCGCGAGGACGATGTACTTGTCGTCCTCGCCGCTCGGGTGCGGATTGGCGAACACGCTCGGGCTGCCCTTAATGATGTCGTCGAACTTGTACTTCCACACGACCTCGCCGCTGACCGCGTCGATCTTGCGCAGGTTGTAGTCGTAAGCGGGGACGATGAGGTACGGCACGCCGCCGTCGACGACGAGACTCGGTTGACCGGTCCAGCCGCTGCCGCGCCACTCGCCGGCGGGGTCGTCGTCGTACTTGCCCGAGCTCCAGCCGCTGCCGAGCCGGACCTTCCAGAGCAGATCGAGGCTCTTGGGCGCCGGCCCCAGCCCGTAGAAGCGCCGCGAGTAGTTGCCCAGAAAGGTGCCGATCTTGACGCCGTCGCCTTCCAACGCAACCACAGGCGCCGGCGACACGGCGGGGAAGGCGGCCGCGGCGGATGTTTCGCCGCCGCAGGCGCAGGCGGCGGCGCGCCAGATAATCAACGCCGCCAGAACGATGAGAAGGAGCAGCGCAACACCACGCCGCCGCCGTACCTGACTGCGGCGTTCCGCGGATCGGCGCGCCGGGCGCCGGGGGATGCCATTAGAGGTCGCGATGGGCGAACAATACTACGCGCGGAGCCGCGTTGCCCATCGCGCGCGACCTCCGCTTCCTCCACGCGGCCACGCGCCGGTCGAAGCAACCACGTCGGCGAGCGCTACACGTCCCGGCAACGGCGGCGCCGTTCGGTCGTTCTCGATACGATGGACAGCGCATCCATAGAGACGACGCGGGAGGAATTCATGGCGACCGACCTCGAGCTGCTTCGTGACCTCTGCGCCGCACCCGCGCCGACCGGCTTCGAGGCGCCGGCCCAGGAGATCGTCCGCCGGCGCCTCTCCGCCCTCGGCGCCGTCCAGGGCGACCCGCTCGGCAACCTCTGGGGCGACGTTGTCACCGAAGGATCACCGCACGTCGTCGTCACCGCGCACAGCGACCAGATCGGTTTGATCGTCACCTACGTGGACGAGCACGGCTACGTCTCCTTTGCCGGTGTCGGCGGCATCGACGCACAACTCCTCCCCGGTCGCCATCTCATCGTTCACGGACCCAACGGCCCTGTGCACGGCGTCGTGGGCCGCAAGCCGTCGCATAAGATGACGAAGGAGGAGCGCGCCAGAGCGCCAGAGCTCAGCGATCAGTGGCTCGACCTCGGTGCCGCCACGCGCGAGGAAGCACAAGCTCTTGTGCAGGTCGGCGATCCCATCACCTTCCCCGCCCAGTGGGTGCCGCTGATCAACGAGCGCTACGCCTCGCCGGCCTTCGACAACCGGGCCGGCGTCTACGTCTGCGTACGCGCCCTCGAACATTACGCCGCGGCGCCGGCGGCAGCGCGCTTCACGGCGCTCACCACGGTGCACGAAGAGACGACGTTCATGGGCGCCCGCGCCATGTCACGCCGCTGGCAGCCGGACGTCGTCATCGTCGTCGACGTCGACTTCGCCAGCGATGACCCAGGACTCGACGCCAAGAAGCTCGGCGGCGAGGTCAAGCTCGGCGCCGGCCCGGTGATTCACCGCGGCGCCGGCAGCAATCACGCCCTCGTCGAACTGGCGCGCGAAGTCGCCGCCGCCGAGAACATCGCGGTGCAGATCAAGGCGGCGCCCGGCGCCACGAGCACTGACGCGGAGGAGTTCATGGCCAGTGGGCAGGCGGCCACGCTGTCACTGAGCCTGCCCGTGCGCAACATGCACTCGGC
This window of the Thermoleophilia bacterium genome carries:
- a CDS encoding PQQ-binding-like beta-propeller repeat protein; amino-acid sequence: MIIWRAAACACGGETSAAAAFPAVSPAPVVALEGDGVKIGTFLGNYSRRFYGLGPAPKSLDLLWKVRLGSGWSSGKYDDDPAGEWRGSGWTGQPSLVVDGGVPYLIVPAYDYNLRKIDAVSGEVVWKYKFDDIIKGSPSVFANPHPSGEDDKYIVLAGSRRGYPYKLVDARVAPYRALTFGSGHELWRLPVPQTECYSRDCDGSGIFLDGRQYIGVESGIMYALDPFTTESWLGYQKPAILAQAELLGDERAASHEGNLVLEASVAALGDRLYISSGAGHVYGLRRSDLAVEWDYFVGSDMDGTAVPTRRNKLLVSVEKEYIKGKGGVLCLDPSKPADEATEWYLPTPDRKVGEWKGGVIGSCAVNDDYNLDGSRPALAAFNSLDGYMHVISQDTLADKKVKGPNLESGLATPVEIGQFWNAGAITTPLLLADTIVCAGYDMRVHLYDIAYAEAQQGDEGALPSANNDGKYWTVTIKERDQYVAGDGIESTPIIWNGCIYVGSRDGWFYCLGDAS
- a CDS encoding M42 family peptidase; translated protein: MATDLELLRDLCAAPAPTGFEAPAQEIVRRRLSALGAVQGDPLGNLWGDVVTEGSPHVVVTAHSDQIGLIVTYVDEHGYVSFAGVGGIDAQLLPGRHLIVHGPNGPVHGVVGRKPSHKMTKEERARAPELSDQWLDLGAATREEAQALVQVGDPITFPAQWVPLINERYASPAFDNRAGVYVCVRALEHYAAAPAAARFTALTTVHEETTFMGARAMSRRWQPDVVIVVDVDFASDDPGLDAKKLGGEVKLGAGPVIHRGAGSNHALVELAREVAAAENIAVQIKAAPGATSTDAEEFMASGQAATLSLSLPVRNMHSAAEVMQPSDAEAGALLAAGVVRRLAQGWARERFVPRA